One genomic window of Evansella cellulosilytica DSM 2522 includes the following:
- a CDS encoding DUF3891 family protein: MIITETESHYTFIQQHDHAVISGKLSKEWNDTYLLGREKRMSVELAIQQHDACWKTLDLEPLFSEEIQEPLSFINYPLEVKIAAYRKGIDEMYGEDKYAALLISKHYSSFFTGNLSNSGREFKNHELRRQKLLCNELQIHEPKVLDEHFRLLQLCDNLSLYLCMNEWGVEKEKEISWFKEGFPQRIPPAKKEKMRARWINKTTVVISPFPFKKECITVVIPYKKIPKSNYSKAHFKEIYINNKLEYHTVKIIAYNNI, from the coding sequence ATGATTATTACTGAAACCGAATCTCATTACACCTTCATTCAGCAGCATGATCATGCAGTTATTTCTGGAAAGCTATCTAAAGAGTGGAATGATACATATTTATTAGGAAGAGAGAAAAGAATGTCGGTAGAGTTAGCGATTCAGCAACATGACGCTTGTTGGAAAACATTAGATTTAGAGCCACTATTTTCTGAAGAAATACAGGAGCCTCTCTCGTTTATCAATTATCCGCTTGAAGTGAAAATTGCAGCATATAGAAAAGGGATTGATGAAATGTATGGAGAGGACAAGTATGCCGCTTTGTTAATAAGTAAGCACTATAGTAGCTTTTTCACTGGAAATTTAAGCAACAGTGGGCGTGAATTCAAAAATCATGAACTTAGAAGACAAAAGCTGTTGTGTAATGAACTTCAAATTCATGAGCCCAAAGTATTAGATGAGCATTTTCGTTTACTTCAGCTATGTGACAATTTATCACTCTATTTATGTATGAATGAATGGGGAGTGGAAAAGGAAAAAGAAATAAGCTGGTTTAAAGAGGGGTTTCCTCAGCGAATTCCCCCTGCAAAGAAGGAAAAAATGAGAGCCCGTTGGATAAACAAAACTACAGTAGTTATTTCCCCTTTCCCGTTTAAGAAAGAGTGTATAACGGTTGTAATACCTTATAAAAAAATCCCAAAATCAAACTACTCAAAAGCTCATTTTAAGGAAATATATATCAATAATAAACTGGAGTATCATACAGTAAAGATTATTGCATATAACAACATATAA